A segment of the Candidatus Pelagisphaera phototrophica genome:
GTACCCTGTTCCGTATTTTCCTGCCCAAAGTCGCGTCAAAAGATGTGGAAAGCGAAGACGAGGCGGAAATCACACCCCCAACCAATCTTAAATCCAACGAACGCGAAACCATCCTAGTCGTTGAGGACGACGAGACTATGTGCGACTGCATCTCCGGTCTCCTCGTCTACCACAACTACGAAGTCTTCTCCACCAACCTAGCCGAGGACGCTCTCGAGTTCTTCGAGGAGTCCAATTCGAATATCGAGCTTCTGCTCACCGATCTCATTCTCCCTAAAATGCGCGGCTCCGAGCTGGCAGAGCGCCTTATGAAGAAAAACCCGGAAATGAAAGTCATATTCATGACTGGCTACTCCGAAGAGGTCTTTTCCCAATTTAATCTCCCCGAAGGGGCAACGGTGCTAAAGAAGCCCTTCTCTCTGAAAGGTGCCCTTTCCGCGGTCCAAAAAATTCTCGCCAAAGACGCTAAGTCTTAGCGAGCTCATTCAAAGGAAAGGCACGACAGTTCGGGCGGTCAGCATCTCTGCGATTGCGGGTTTAAGAATAGGGCGGTTTGAGCCCTCTCAGGTTCTCCGCCCTCTTTCTTGCTGTAATGCAGTGGCCCGAAAAAGCAATCATTCGATCGAGGACATCGTCACCCAACTGGTCGCCTAAACGCACCTCGCTCGGCCAGAGACCGGTGAGGGCCTGTTGCCTATTCTCAATCTAGTCGATTCGCTATCGTCGGACCTTCCTGAAGATCCCCATATCCAAGCGATCGTCGATTCGATCGAAGCCAAGCTTCATACACTCCCTGAAGAAGCCAAGCTCTTGGAAACCCACAGCATCAAATCACTAAAAGCTGCCTCCTAGGGCCTCTTTGACCACCTGCATATCCTCACATCGGGGGGAGACTCGGTGCATGCTAAGGCATCGAGGAATTTATCCTTATCTCGATCCTTTCACATTCGTGCGATCTGTGGTTCAAGACCTCAATCCAAGAGTCATTAACGCCATGAACTCCGTGGTAAGACCAGCTTCTCACCAATTCGAAACCGGTCCCTTCGGGACTTTGATCTGCTCCACCGGTGCCTTGTCCGTAATTGATGAATACTGTTCTGGTGGACGGTATCGCTCCTGTAATTCACCCGACTCATCGCAAAACTTAGCCCGCCACTGGAGGTACTCCGCGAGAATGGTATCAAATTCATCCAAACTGGAAAAACGCACCACCCTATCTTTAAAGTACTTCGACGGCCCAAACCGCTTGGCATACCAGGGAGCCACCTTGCGAAACTGTACGCACCCGCGGTCCTCGCCATAAAACTCGATCATCCGTTTCAAATGTATCCGCATCAACTCTACGCGCTGTTCGAACGTCGCCTCTGGCAGTATCTCGCCAGTCCGGAGCATGTGCTCGGTCTGTTTGAAAATCCACGGATTGTAGAACGCTCCCCTACCCATGCTGACCCCATCGCAGCCAGAACTTTCCAACATCACTCGGGCCGATTCCGGAGTAGTCACGTCGCCGTTTCCAATAACAGGAACACGGGATACCGCTTCTTTAACTTTTCGGATTCCATCTAAGTTAACATTCCCAGAGAACCCTTGAGCTCGTGTCCGACCGTGTACAAAGATCGCGGATACGCCGACGTCTTCTAATGCCACTGCTAGGTCCGGAGCCGTTATATTGTCATCATCCCAGCCAAGACGCATTTTGGCCGTCACTGGAATGTCGAGGGCGTCCACCATCCCTTTCACCAGTCGCTGCGTCGCCTGTGAGTCCTTCATCATAGAGGATCCGCTCCCGGTTTTGGTAACTTTTTTCACCGGACAGCCCATATTGATGTCTACCGACTGAGCGCCACGTTCTTGCACGATAAGAGCCGCATCGCGCATTTCTTCGGGCACTCCTCCGAAAAGCTGCACCGACATTGGCTGCTCTCGCGGGTCCGTCGCTATCATCTTATACGCTACTGGTCGCTTTTCCAGAAGGGAGCGGGCATTGACTAAATCGGTGGTGACTAGACCCAGTCCTCCCAAGGACTTAACCGTCAGGCGAAACGAGAGATTCGTATATCCCGCCAAGGGCGAGAGAAACAAATTGGATTCAAGCTCTAGGTTTCCCAGTTTCATTATCGAACGAACTGCCGCCTCAGATCGACGACGAGGAACACGAAAGGAATTATTTCCGCATGAAAAGCCTTTTCATTGGTATTTAGAACGGTCAAAGTCAAATAGTAGAACCAGTGCTCGTACTGTGCCGCGTAGTCAGATCAGAAACCTTTGCTCTTGCACTGCTGCGTATCGTAATCGCGAGCCCTACGATCGGATGAAAGTCCATACCCTGTGGGAGCGGTTCCATACTGCGCTTGAGTCAGCCCAAAATCGCGGGATAAACCCGCTCCTGTGAGCTGCTAACGTTTTTGGATAACGGATGAGGCAAACCGAAAGCTACTTGGGCAAGATATACCCGAACTAGATTTTAACGTCCAACTTGGCCAGAGCCGTCTTGAGGCTCGGGTCCATTGGATGGCCATTGTAAAGAACCGTACCGTCAGGAGCGACTAGGATCATGCGAGGGATTGAGTTGATCATGAGCAACTGGCTCAGTGGTCGGTCCTCCGGTTCCAAAAGCCATGGCATCAGTTCCATCTTGTGCTCCGCCCGTGTCTTCTTCGCTTTGCCTACGGGATCGTCCGCATCGGTGTTCATTCCCGCTACCACGATTCCCTGACTCGGTAGCGATTCGCCTTTCGTGCGAAGCTCCGGCATCAGTTGTATGCAGGGCCCGCACCAGCTTGCCCAAAAGTCAATGAGCATGGCCTTGTTTCCCGAGAGCCACTGCGACAAAGGCTTTTCCTCGCCATCTGCGCTCGCGATGACTAAATCCATGGGGATTCGCAGATTTGCCATGGCGGCTTCTTGAACTTCTTTTTGCCGCACTTCCGTCATCAACTGGATCAGACCGAAAGCCTGTGTGTACTCCGGCGCATTAATAAATGACTTGGCTGCCTGCTTTTCAAATTCGGGCATGTCCGTGGCTTCATAGGCCTGAATGGCACGGATCGAAGCTACCAACCCTATCAGCTGACGCTCGGAGTGGAACGAATTGGCCATCCCATACTCCAGTTCTCCGGAAACCGCCTCCAACTCGTCCAAATGCTTGTATAATTCAGGCATATTGCCCGTGGAAAGGTAATGAATGGTCTGGGCCTCGACGAGAAACGCCTTCTCGACTTCTTCCTCTACGGCCCGTGCGTACGCCTCTTCCCACGATACCGCAGGATCGCGTGCTGCTTCGTACAAATGGTCCTCAGTAGAGTGCGAGTGATCTCCATGGTCCTGTGCCCAGAGAGGGGCCAACAAACTTAAAGCCCCCGCAACAAGGCAACTAGGTAGATTGAACGTCATACTCCAAATACGACCCGCACGGCCCCTTGCATGCAAGCCGATTCGCCAAGAGGTTCCTAGCCGACTATCGAGGACGCAAACGGAACCTCAGTAAATTCCTGCATCCTAAGGTAGGGCTGACTGTCCCTCGCCAGCCAAGTTTTACCATAGCTAATTGCGGCTGCTTTATGCTTCGGCCGTGCGCTCAGTCGAACGGATAAGCAGCCCTACCTCTAAGATCCAGCTGTGCCAAAAAATAAGCCAAATTTACAGTAGTCCCTCTAAGACCGGCAACTTGAGGTCAACGACCAGCGGTCGCCCGCTTGTTTTCCCCCTCCATCAAAATCCAGTTTATCACGCCGTAGCCTTACGTTTAAGCGGATCCGTGGCCAAAAAATCTCAACCAAATCCTGTTCGCAATCAATTCAGCCTTCCTTATCAAGATTCGATTCGACACATTCAGACAATGCCGGCTTCGCTACAAATCGATCGTGCTCGTGAGATCCTGAAACGTTATTTCGGGCATGACACGTTTCGCCCGTTGCAAGAAGAGATCATATCGGAATCCCTCGAAGGAAGAGATGTTTTCGCCCTCCTTCCTACCGGCGGCGGAAAGTCGCTCTGCTACCAGCTCCCCGCCATTCTCGAGGAAGGTCTCACGGTAGTCATTTCTCCCCTGATCGCCTTGATGAAAGATCAGGTCGATGGGCTCAACGCGAACGGTATCCCTGCCACGTTCTTGAATTCTTCTTTGAATAAAACGGAGGCGCGAAAACGCTATGCGAAGCTGTTTGCCGGTGAATACACCATTTTGTACGTCGCCCCGGAGAGGCTTATGCTTTCCGGTTTTCTCGACGACCTTAAGCAATGGAAGGTTTCCCGCTTTGCCGTGGATGAGGCACATTGCATCAGCGAGTGGGGACACGACTTCCGCCCGGAGTATCGACAGCTGTCGAACTTAAGACGCCTTTTCCCCGATCTCCCTTTCATGGCGTTAACGGCTACCGCCACCGACCGGGTACGAACGGACATTCTGACCCAGCTTCGGCTCAAAGAGCCCCGCACCTTTGTAGCCAGCTTCAATCGCCCCAACCTCAATTATCAGATCGAGACCAAACAGGCGGTATTCCAGCAGATTCTGAAGTTCGTGAGCAGCAAGCCCTACGAAAGTGGCATCATCTACTGCTATTCACGCAAGGCGACTGAAAGCCTTGCCGACCGGCTCCGCCAGAACGGCATCGAAGCCCTGCCCTATCACGCAGGCATGACGCCCCTTAAACGCGCTGAAAACCAGGAGGCCTTCATACGAGACGAGATAAAGGTCATTTGCGCGACCATCGCGTTCGGTATGGGCATCGATAAGCCGAACGCGCGCTACGTTATCCATCAGGACCTTCCAAAGAATATTGAAGGCTACTATCAAGAAACTGGACGGGCAGGGCGCGACGGTCTGCCTTCGGACTGCATTCTATACTTTAGTCCGGGAGATGTAGCCAAGCAGCTCCAGTTCATCGCCGACAAGAACAACCACAAAGAACGAGATGTCGCCACGCAGCAACTACGTCAGATGGTTCACTACTCGGAGTCCTCGGAATGCCGCCGTAAGGTGTTGCTGGGCTATTTTTCGGAGGAGTGGACAGAAGGGAATTGTGGTAACTGCGACAACTGCCGCAACCCAAAGCAAACGTTTGACGGCACCCTTCCCGCTCAGAAATTCATGTCCTGCATTTTTCGCGTCAATCAGGCCAGCGGCTTTAGCGTCGGCATCAACCACATCGTTGATGTTCTCCTTGGCAGCAAGAACGAAAAAGTTCTCAAGTGGAGACACGACCGCCTTTCAACCTACGATATCGGACAGGATTACAGACGCATGGAATGGCAGGCGTTTGGTCGTGAGCTCATCCGCAACGGATACATCGAGCAGAACGCTGAAAACCATAGTGTACTTGAATTGACGAGAAAAGGGAAAGCAGCTCTGCGGGACCGGACTCCAATCCAGCTCACCCAGCCCAGTGTTGCGAAGGCGGCTTCCCAACGGCACCAGCCCTCATCAACGGGAGGCATCGAATGCAACGAGGAACTATTCGCCATCCTTCGCACCCTCCGCAAAGAGCTCGCCGCAGAGCAGGGGGTCCCTCCCTATATCGTTTTTTCCGATGTCACTCTCCGCGAAATGGCCCGCGACTTCCCGATCGACGAAGGCCAGCTTTCCGACATCAGCGGCGTCGGGATAGCCAAGCTAGAAAAATACGGAGATACTTTCATCGAAGCCATAAAGGAATATTTGGATACTCATCCCGAAGCGGGTATCGATGAACTCGAACCCTCGTTCCGCTAATGCGCCACTTAATCAAATCGCTTTCCCAATCCGTCTGCCAGATAGGGCGTGACGGCCCGGCACGCCACCCTAGATTGAACCTCTTAACCGGCTCGCTGAGCCGGCGTGCCCTACCCATTGTCCACCACATAAACCTACGATGAGGGTGCCAAATGACACTAAACCGCATTTGTAGATCCAACCCACTCCCGAACCCAACGAACATCAAAACTTACCAAAAAAGCCTTTTCCTGTTTCGACGCGACCTGCGGGTCGATGACAATACGGGACTCAACCGAGCCCTTATTCAATCCGAAGAGGTCGTACCCGCCTTTGTCCTTGATCCCCGACAAACCGAGCCGCACGACTACCGTAGCGAACCGGGACTCTGGTTTCTACATGACTCTCTAGAGGAGCTCGATCAGGACCTGAGAGATCAGAACTCAGCCCTCTTTCTCTTCCCAGGCAAGCCACACGAACTCGTCGAAAAATGGGTCCGGAAACTCGGAATCGAAGCCATCTGGGTCAATCGCGACTACACCCCTTTTAGCATTCAGCGGGACCGCGCTCTCCTGTCGGCCTGCAAAAAGCAGGGCATCGCGTTTCCCACCTGCAGCGACTTGCTTCTCAACGAACCCGAGGAGTCCCTCAAGGCGGACGGGACGCCCTATACCGTTTTTACTCCCTACTTCAATCGAGCCCGCACGATCAAAGTGGATTCCGTCAGCAAGTTGACCGCCGGAAAAGGCAGGCTCGCCTCTCCCGCAAAGTCCCTTAAAGTTGGGAAACTCCTTGAAGGACTAATCCGCGATATCCCAGAATACCCTTCCGTAAAAGGGGGTCGCAAAGAGGCCAGAAACACGCTCCATCGACTGTCTAGGCTTTCTGACTACGCGAATGATCGCGACATTCCCTCCCTTGAATCGACCAGTCACTTGTCCGCCCACCTAAAATTTGGAACCTGCTCCGTCCGCGAGGCATACTGGACGATTCGACGCAAACTGGATCCGGAAAATCCTCTGATTCGCCAACTTTATTGGAGAGATTTCCTCACTCAAATCGCCTTTCACTTTCCACATGTGTTCGGAAATTCCTTCAAGGAAAAGTACAATAAGGTCCCCTGGAAGCAGGATACCCAGGCATTCGAACTTTGGAGAGAAGGCAGAACCGGCTTTCCCATCGTCGACGCCGGGATGCGCCAGCTCAACCAAACGGGATTTATGCACAACCGCGTGCGCATGGTCGTGGCGTCCTTTCTCACCAAGGACGTTCACATCGATTGGAGATGGGGCGAACGCCACTTCGCCCAACGCTTGGTCGACTATGACCCCTGCGTCAACAACGGTAACTGGCAATGGGCGGCGTCAACCGGCTGTGATGCCCAGCCTTATTTCCGCATATTCAATCCTTGGCGACAACAAGAACGATTCGATCCAGATTGCGAATATATCAAAAAGTGGATTCCCGAACTAAGTTCGCTATCACCCCGCCAAATCCATCGCTGGGAAGGTGAGCTCGGAGTCGACTACCCGGCCCCAATCCTGAACCACAAAAGAGCCGCCCTAAAAGCCAAGATGCTTTTCGATAGATTATAGCCCTAGTCGCGGCCCGTCCCCGAGCTGCCTAGATCAATCCGAAACCCTGATGCGGCGACTCCTAAATCGACCGCTGCCAAAATCACACAAAAAGACACCAAGCCTTTCCCAATGAAACTATTCGTATTCTTAACCCTATTACTATCTCTGCCAACACTCGGTCTGTTCGCCCGACCTAATATCGTTTTCCTCTTTGCGGACGATCAACGCCCTGACACGATCGGAGCCCACGGCAACGAACACATACAAACGCCTCATTTGGATCGACTCGCTGCCAATGGGCTTAGTTTCACCCGAAACTATTGTGCCGGCAGCTATAGTGGCGCAGTCTGCGTCGCCAGTCGCAGCATGCTTATGACCGGACGCCACTGGCACCGGATCAAAGACACCCGGAATTGGGAAGGTCTAACCACCTTCCCGGAACACCTCGCCCAGGCTGGCTATACCACCCACGCAGTCGGCAAATGGCACAACGGCCAAACTACCCTCGCCCGATCCTTTCAAACCGGAGCCAATCTCTTTATGGGCGGTATGTCCGACCATACGAAAGTCCCGCTGCAAAATCTCAATCGGGATGGAACGCTAACCGAGAAAAAAGTCGGCACTCGCTTCTCCAGTACTCATTTCGCTGACGCCGCCATCGACTTCATCCAAGAGCAGGATTCCGACGCACCTTACCTGCTCTACGTTGCCTTCACCGCCCCACACGATCCCCGTAATCCACCGCCATCCTATCGGCAGCTTTACTATGAGAACCGACCTCCTCTTCCAGAGAACTTCCTACCCGACCATCCGTTCGACAATGGCCATCTTAATGGGAAAAAACGGGACGAAAGCCTCGCTGCCCACCCGCGTACCAAGTCGGTCGTCAGCGATCAGCTCTGCGAATATTACGGGCTCATCACTCACCTCGATACCCAAGTCGGTCGCATCCTTGACGCCGTCGAGAACTCTCCCGCTGGAGAAAACACAATCGTCATCTACACCGCCGACCACGGCCTCAGCGTAGGCTCCCATGGATTGCTCGGAAAGCAAAACGTCTATGAGCACAGCATGGGGGCTCCCCTCATCCTATCCGGTCCAGGAATCCCCCAAAACCAGTCGACCGACGCCATGACCTACATTCTCGACCTCAATCGGACTATCTTCGAGCTATGCGGCGTGCCCACACCCAAGGGAATCGACGGCGCCGATCTGACTCCCTTGTTCAAAAACCCGGCGGCTTCCGTGCGGGAGTCCCTATTTCTTCCATTCCAAGACATCATGCGTGCCGTTCGAAACGAGCGATACAAGCTGCATATATATCCAAAAATTAATCACACACTGCTCTTCGACCTCCACACGGATCCGGGCGAAATAAACAATCTTGCCGAAGACCCCGCCTATTCCAATCAACGTGCGGAACTGTTCGCCCTCATGAAGAGCTGGCAATCACGTGTAGGAGACCCATCGCCACTCCAAGTTGACAACCCCGCCCCCAAGGAAGTCGACTTCAGTAAAATCGAGCGATCACTCGATGTCTGGCAACCAAACTGGATACGGGAAAAGTACTTCGACGACCGGTCCCGTGCCGACCATGGCTCGAAATAGACACACTCCCTCAATACCACGCTAGGCTCGTCCGTGTAGTGCCGCGTCGTTTGATCAAGCTGTCTCAACCCTACGCTATCCCCATGGCTCACCTGTAGGCATCCACTAGATCCTCAATCGGGACCTCCTGAGTATCACGTATACGCACACAGCCTTTGCCGCAATTGAACTTCGGATTGTTCGCGACAACCTGAGCAATAACCGCTTCCGAGCAAAAGTAGATGCATTGCGATGCTTTTGATTGCCCAGACAGGCCCAGTGATTCCCTCGCTCGAAAGTTGGCGTTTTGTAACGCATGGTCCGTTGCGCACAAGGGACCGCTCGCTCAAGTCGCTCTTTTAAGCCAACCAGTCCGTCTCTTCCAATTAGTGGCAGCGAATCGAAATATCCTTGGGGCCTCGTCCTCACATCAGGAACTCTATGCCGGACCTTACCACGATCAAGCCCGTCCCACGACAGAACGAAATGGAACGATCTCAGCTTGATGGCGTCCAATAAAACTCGCTCTAACGAGCAGTATCTCTAGCTTGAGAACAATTATATGCAACGATTTCATCGATTCCGCTTCTTCTTCTTACTACTAGCGATTCCTCTCGCAGTCGTTTCCTTCGGGCAGGAAGCCGCAGAGAGCGATACCGGAGAAACCCCAAGCTCCGAATCGATGGCGGCCTACCTTCTCAAGGATTTGAACGGGCGAGAGCAGAGTGCCTATAAGCGCTACGAGAAAGCGTTGGTCACCGAGGACGTGCATTCGATCGAAACGGAACTTCAGTCGATCGTCGACGGATACGAAGCCCTAATCAGCGCTGCCCCCAACTATGTAGCGGCCTTTATCTCCTACGGGATGATGCTACATCGAATCGGTGAACGCATCCCCAGCAACGCTATGCTTATTCGGGCTGACCAGATTGACCCGTATCACGCGATCGTTAAAAACCAGTTGGGGAACTACCAGGCGGAAGAGGGCAATTACCCGGAGGCAATGGGGTTTTACCAAATGGCCATCGACCTTCGCCCCGACGAGCCTCTCTACCACTACCAGTTGGGAAACCTCCTCTTTAGCTACAAGAATTTCTTTATCGATGATAAGCTCTTCCTTCCAGAGGGGATCGACCTGGAAATTCAGAATCGATTTCGGAAAGCAGCCATGCTCGCGCCCGCCCATCTACCCTACCGTCTCCGCTACGCCCAAAGTTTTTTCGATATCGCGAGGCCCAATTGGGAAGCCGCTCTCGAGGAGTGGCAGCAGCTTGTCAATTTTGTGGAGTCACCCGAGGAAAAGCAGATGATGCAACTCTACATGGCTAAGACCCGGTTTGAAATGGGACACCACACCGCGGCCCAAAAAATCATCAAAGGAATCGACGAGCCCTCGCTCGAGCACTCCAAGGATATTCTTCTCAAACAGATCAACGCCAAACATCCCAGGTAAGCCTATCCCTATATGAGCAGACGAAGACGGCTCACCAAAATTCAACTACGGGCCGCGTATCCTTAGTGCAGAACCTGTCTCGCTGATGGAATAGTCTTTTTCAAACGCTACTAAGATTGCCCCGGAAATTGATCCAGGTGACCACTGCTCTTTGTCTAGCGGCAATATATAGTTGCTTCAGGCCAACAGGGTCGCCGCGGGGCCACGAGGGAGCCAGCGGTAGGCAGTGTGGGAATTTCGCCAAAAATACTTCTCGGCGACATCACGGCTCTTAGAAGCAAAATATTCAGACACCACTCCGTTCACGTTTGCATAGGGAGCGATAAGATCACTTACCGGCCAATTGCTTCCAAAAACCAGCCGATCCGGACCAAACTAGTCAAG
Coding sequences within it:
- the dusB gene encoding tRNA dihydrouridine synthase DusB; amino-acid sequence: MKLGNLELESNLFLSPLAGYTNLSFRLTVKSLGGLGLVTTDLVNARSLLEKRPVAYKMIATDPREQPMSVQLFGGVPEEMRDAALIVQERGAQSVDINMGCPVKKVTKTGSGSSMMKDSQATQRLVKGMVDALDIPVTAKMRLGWDDDNITAPDLAVALEDVGVSAIFVHGRTRAQGFSGNVNLDGIRKVKEAVSRVPVIGNGDVTTPESARVMLESSGCDGVSMGRGAFYNPWIFKQTEHMLRTGEILPEATFEQRVELMRIHLKRMIEFYGEDRGCVQFRKVAPWYAKRFGPSKYFKDRVVRFSSLDEFDTILAEYLQWRAKFCDESGELQERYRPPEQYSSITDKAPVEQIKVPKGPVSNW
- a CDS encoding TlpA family protein disulfide reductase, with translation MTFNLPSCLVAGALSLLAPLWAQDHGDHSHSTEDHLYEAARDPAVSWEEAYARAVEEEVEKAFLVEAQTIHYLSTGNMPELYKHLDELEAVSGELEYGMANSFHSERQLIGLVASIRAIQAYEATDMPEFEKQAAKSFINAPEYTQAFGLIQLMTEVRQKEVQEAAMANLRIPMDLVIASADGEEKPLSQWLSGNKAMLIDFWASWCGPCIQLMPELRTKGESLPSQGIVVAGMNTDADDPVGKAKKTRAEHKMELMPWLLEPEDRPLSQLLMINSIPRMILVAPDGTVLYNGHPMDPSLKTALAKLDVKI
- the recQ gene encoding DNA helicase RecQ, producing MPASLQIDRAREILKRYFGHDTFRPLQEEIISESLEGRDVFALLPTGGGKSLCYQLPAILEEGLTVVISPLIALMKDQVDGLNANGIPATFLNSSLNKTEARKRYAKLFAGEYTILYVAPERLMLSGFLDDLKQWKVSRFAVDEAHCISEWGHDFRPEYRQLSNLRRLFPDLPFMALTATATDRVRTDILTQLRLKEPRTFVASFNRPNLNYQIETKQAVFQQILKFVSSKPYESGIIYCYSRKATESLADRLRQNGIEALPYHAGMTPLKRAENQEAFIRDEIKVICATIAFGMGIDKPNARYVIHQDLPKNIEGYYQETGRAGRDGLPSDCILYFSPGDVAKQLQFIADKNNHKERDVATQQLRQMVHYSESSECRRKVLLGYFSEEWTEGNCGNCDNCRNPKQTFDGTLPAQKFMSCIFRVNQASGFSVGINHIVDVLLGSKNEKVLKWRHDRLSTYDIGQDYRRMEWQAFGRELIRNGYIEQNAENHSVLELTRKGKAALRDRTPIQLTQPSVAKAASQRHQPSSTGGIECNEELFAILRTLRKELAAEQGVPPYIVFSDVTLREMARDFPIDEGQLSDISGVGIAKLEKYGDTFIEAIKEYLDTHPEAGIDELEPSFR
- a CDS encoding cryptochrome/photolyase family protein; translation: MTLNRICRSNPLPNPTNIKTYQKSLFLFRRDLRVDDNTGLNRALIQSEEVVPAFVLDPRQTEPHDYRSEPGLWFLHDSLEELDQDLRDQNSALFLFPGKPHELVEKWVRKLGIEAIWVNRDYTPFSIQRDRALLSACKKQGIAFPTCSDLLLNEPEESLKADGTPYTVFTPYFNRARTIKVDSVSKLTAGKGRLASPAKSLKVGKLLEGLIRDIPEYPSVKGGRKEARNTLHRLSRLSDYANDRDIPSLESTSHLSAHLKFGTCSVREAYWTIRRKLDPENPLIRQLYWRDFLTQIAFHFPHVFGNSFKEKYNKVPWKQDTQAFELWREGRTGFPIVDAGMRQLNQTGFMHNRVRMVVASFLTKDVHIDWRWGERHFAQRLVDYDPCVNNGNWQWAASTGCDAQPYFRIFNPWRQQERFDPDCEYIKKWIPELSSLSPRQIHRWEGELGVDYPAPILNHKRAALKAKMLFDRL
- a CDS encoding sulfatase-like hydrolase/transferase translates to MKLFVFLTLLLSLPTLGLFARPNIVFLFADDQRPDTIGAHGNEHIQTPHLDRLAANGLSFTRNYCAGSYSGAVCVASRSMLMTGRHWHRIKDTRNWEGLTTFPEHLAQAGYTTHAVGKWHNGQTTLARSFQTGANLFMGGMSDHTKVPLQNLNRDGTLTEKKVGTRFSSTHFADAAIDFIQEQDSDAPYLLYVAFTAPHDPRNPPPSYRQLYYENRPPLPENFLPDHPFDNGHLNGKKRDESLAAHPRTKSVVSDQLCEYYGLITHLDTQVGRILDAVENSPAGENTIVIYTADHGLSVGSHGLLGKQNVYEHSMGAPLILSGPGIPQNQSTDAMTYILDLNRTIFELCGVPTPKGIDGADLTPLFKNPAASVRESLFLPFQDIMRAVRNERYKLHIYPKINHTLLFDLHTDPGEINNLAEDPAYSNQRAELFALMKSWQSRVGDPSPLQVDNPAPKEVDFSKIERSLDVWQPNWIREKYFDDRSRADHGSK
- a CDS encoding tetratricopeptide repeat protein; translation: MQRFHRFRFFFLLLAIPLAVVSFGQEAAESDTGETPSSESMAAYLLKDLNGREQSAYKRYEKALVTEDVHSIETELQSIVDGYEALISAAPNYVAAFISYGMMLHRIGERIPSNAMLIRADQIDPYHAIVKNQLGNYQAEEGNYPEAMGFYQMAIDLRPDEPLYHYQLGNLLFSYKNFFIDDKLFLPEGIDLEIQNRFRKAAMLAPAHLPYRLRYAQSFFDIARPNWEAALEEWQQLVNFVESPEEKQMMQLYMAKTRFEMGHHTAAQKIIKGIDEPSLEHSKDILLKQINAKHPR